The Neorhodopirellula lusitana genome has a segment encoding these proteins:
- a CDS encoding Gfo/Idh/MocA family oxidoreductase yields the protein MKESNRRSFLKAAAMTSAAIGTSGIHTANATESNDKVNLAIIGCSGRGGSIGSEAIKTGMVNVVALCDANPSRTARFKAQHPGAKVYDDFRKMFDEMGDQIDACTAGTPDHTHFPITMRAIAENIAVYVEKPLAHTFEECELLIAAEKKHNGICQMGNQGHSSSQRMQFKTWVDEGIIKNVRRVDACMNRPRRWHPWGNVTGFPAAEPMPAEMNWDVWTGTAPMHDYSNRLDGGNWRGWYDYGNGAFGDWGPHTLDSVHRFLELGLPFEVRADKLEGQNDFIFPMATTIAFEFAERGPDMPAISINWYDGVDNKPPQPEELEGKKSVPACGKVIYGDDLTFIGGTHSAKLSILSDTDRKESLPEISAGNTNQNHMRNFLLAAMGKEECNSKFAVSGPLTQVFMLGCIAQRLGGTLSFDTEKKEITNNERANQLLKGHPPRKGWEEYYTL from the coding sequence ATGAAAGAATCGAACCGTCGTTCATTCCTGAAGGCGGCCGCCATGACGTCGGCCGCGATCGGTACGAGCGGCATTCATACCGCGAACGCGACTGAGTCCAACGACAAAGTGAATCTGGCGATCATCGGTTGCAGCGGTCGCGGCGGAAGTATCGGTAGTGAAGCGATCAAGACTGGGATGGTGAATGTCGTCGCTCTTTGTGATGCCAATCCGTCTCGCACGGCGAGGTTCAAGGCACAGCACCCCGGCGCAAAAGTCTATGACGATTTCCGGAAGATGTTCGATGAAATGGGCGATCAGATCGACGCCTGTACTGCCGGCACGCCCGATCACACGCACTTCCCGATCACCATGCGTGCGATCGCAGAGAATATTGCCGTCTATGTCGAAAAGCCGCTCGCTCACACCTTCGAAGAGTGCGAACTGCTGATTGCCGCAGAGAAGAAACACAACGGCATTTGTCAAATGGGGAACCAGGGACATTCGTCTTCGCAGCGGATGCAGTTCAAGACCTGGGTCGATGAGGGGATCATTAAGAATGTCCGTCGGGTCGACGCGTGCATGAACAGGCCACGACGTTGGCACCCTTGGGGAAACGTCACTGGCTTTCCCGCGGCTGAACCGATGCCTGCCGAAATGAATTGGGATGTCTGGACGGGCACCGCTCCCATGCATGACTACAGCAATCGTCTTGACGGTGGCAATTGGCGAGGCTGGTACGACTACGGTAACGGAGCCTTCGGTGACTGGGGGCCTCACACGCTGGATAGTGTTCATCGCTTCCTTGAGTTGGGACTTCCGTTCGAAGTCAGAGCCGACAAGCTCGAGGGCCAGAACGATTTCATCTTTCCAATGGCAACGACGATCGCGTTCGAATTCGCCGAACGCGGACCGGACATGCCGGCCATATCGATCAACTGGTACGACGGTGTCGACAACAAGCCTCCGCAGCCGGAAGAGCTCGAAGGAAAAAAGTCGGTCCCCGCCTGCGGCAAGGTGATTTACGGCGACGACTTGACCTTCATAGGCGGCACCCACAGCGCGAAGTTAAGCATTCTGTCGGATACCGATCGGAAAGAATCGTTGCCTGAGATTTCCGCGGGAAACACCAATCAAAATCACATGCGGAACTTCCTCTTGGCCGCCATGGGCAAGGAAGAGTGCAATTCGAAATTCGCCGTCTCAGGCCCTCTGACGCAAGTCTTCATGCTCGGATGCATCGCACAGCGTCTCGGTGGCACCCTGAGTTTCGACACCGAGAAGAAGGAGATCACCAACAACGAACGGGCCAACCAACTGCTGAAAGGACATCCACCCAGAAAGGGTTGGGAAGAGTACTACACCCTTTGA